TGAGTCTACAAGATGTGTGCTATGTGATGATGAACTAAAGGAATACCTTACTCATCTTTTCTTTAGTTGTGATTTCAGCCAGAATTTCTAGATGGCTATTGGATTTCAATGGAACACAGATTTTGAGCTTTTGAAGATGCTCGTGGAGGGTAAGAGATATAAtaatgatgtactccctccgtcccaaaattcttgtcttagatttgtctagatacggatgtatcaagtcacgtattaggtacatccgtatctagacaaatctaagacaagaattttggggcggagggagtatgtTATAAGGAATGCCTCATAGCAGGATGTTGGAGTATTTGGAAGCACAAAAACAGCATCATCTTTGATCACAAACCCAAAAATATGCAATATTGCATTAGTACTTCCAAGGAGCACTTTGAGATGATCATTAAAAAAGTCAAACCTAGTTTGAAAGAAGGGATGCAGAGTTGGCTAGATTACTTGTAGACTCTTTTTCTTATCATGTAAATCTTGTACAGTGATATAACTTGTGTCCTCATATTAATGAAAATCAGAGTTACAGTGGGGGTCTTCCCCactgtgtttgctcaaaaaaaaatTGCTCATGCAGTGTAAACAAATGTTCATGCAACTTCTTAAAAATGTTAGTAACAACCAAATTCATGACATTAGAAAATGTTCACGCGTTTCAAAAAATATGTCCGTGACTTTAAAAGAAATTTTAAATGaccattcaaaaaatgttaataacATTTTACAAAAAGTGTTCACGCATTCTAAAATACGTTCACGACATTTTTGCAAAAATGTCAATAGAATGTGAAAAATGATTTTCATGTAATTTACAAATAAAAAATGTTTGTAACATTTTAAAAATTCAACTGTGTCACATATGtgtttttgaaatttttaaaaatatatcaaagcaattttaaaaaaatcatgtttaaaaaatgtttggtatcattcataaaatgttcaatgtgtatttgaaaTTGTTTAACATTTTCTCACAAAAATATTCAAACAAGAATTGAAAAATAATTATACTCATGAAATGTAAAGAATATTCAAATAAATAAAAAATGGTTAGTGCCATTCAAAAAAATTAATATGTATTTGAATAATGTTTAACATGTATAAAAATTTTCAAAAACAactatttgaaaaaaaaaactcatggtatatttgaaaaatgttcaagttgCATCAAAATATATTCCATGTATATACAAATAGTGTATAGCAGTATTGAAAAAATTAGACATGTATtgaaaaaagaaaaggagaaaaggaaaaagaaaaaaaaaacagaagcaACATAGgcagaaaaaaagagaggaaagtATACTTTTCCCACTCCAATGtcctcttacggatcaaatcacgGATAAATCACCCCTAGACTTGTTCTTACCGGATAAATCTGCCCCTGAGTGGTTTCGCTCTGAAAAGTATACTACATGGAAGGTTCTAAAATCGGTCGATACCGGTCAGTAGAaccttcacccgcaaaaaaaaaagtagAACCTTCCTAAAACCGGTTTAATGGGTTGACCCACTAAGATGTGGGCGACTCCAGTGACAGAGGCCAGGTCAGGCTCCTCTCGCAATAAGTGGATATAGGTTTGGTGATTAGGGTCCATCTATATCTCAATCGATTGTCTCAAAAAAATCTATATCTCAATCAAGACTTCAACAGAGATTTTCCTTAAGCAAAATAGTGCAGGCAGTTACATTTTTGTGTAAACAAAATTACACTTTTATAAACTAAATGAGACTTGCAGAAATCTCAGACGATTGAGACTTACTAACAGGACATATATCCTTCTCTAAAAAATGATTTTATTCCAAGGCTTGTTTGTTGACCAGATTATGTATATAAGTGATTGCAACTAAACGATGAGCTAGCTACTGGCCGGGTAGCAACCACAACATACTCCACTAGGAGATCGGTCAGCCGAGAACTCTAACCATGCATGAACCACCTCTCTATGGCTCCATTTCGGTTGCAGTGCTCTTGTTCTAGTGCCGCACAAACTCGCACTCACACACATACAGGTACCTGCAGTACGGCGGTCTCGCATCTCGACGGCGAGCTCCATGGCGATGGACGTCAGCTCCGGGTGGTCCTCGGGGTCTGTGCTCCCGAACGCCAGTGTCCTGAAGAAGTACCAGTAGGCCTCTTCAGGCAGGCGTCTTAGCCTGACGGCCTCGGTTGTTCCGAGGCCCGCCGGCTACTCCGATCGGCTGGCGATTATGATCTTGATCCCGCGTGTCATGGACCTTGTGGAAGAGCGCAGCAGCCTGCTCCATGAGCCTTCGTCGATGTCTACGGGGAGCTCCATGAGAAGCAAGGATCTTTCATCAACTGGGGCATGGCAGCGATGCTGATCTTTCGGTGCTTGACTGCACAACGCTCTCTGAAAGTTGCTATGGTTTCATCTGTAACAAGACTGTCTCCGGTGTAGAACAGGATCGACGGGAAGTGATTGCGCACCCGCTCATCGTCACAAACATGCTCCATGAGATATACTCAGAAGCAGCTGGCGCAGCCTCTGAAGATCCTCCTCGGCGATTGTCTACTCGCTGCACTTCTCAACCAAAACAGCGGATATGAGCGCCTCCATTGTAAAGCACAAGAAAACGGGAACCCCTCCCATCCTTTCACCAGATAGATGGTGCTCTGAGCTTGAAAGAGTTTTCAGGTTAGGCAGTTGCTCACTCGGTGACTTTGAACGGTCAGCTGAAAGCTTCAGAAGGCAAATGTATACCAACTTTCAGAAAATGTACCTATCCAATCATCCAACAAAAGGCCACCGCTTGGGAGTACTACAGGCCGAGGTGACATGATTTCTCCGATCTTCCCTGTCAGATATTTATACGGATTGGCGTATGTCGCTCCTTGATATCTACATCGGAAAGACTCCAGTCGCGCGCGCTCACATTATCAGCCAACACGGTTTCAAGAGGGCGTGGCGCGAAGCTTCGCTTTCTTATCGGAGTCATGGGACATGTCTAAGTTAAGATTCCCAGGGCATCGATGGAGGCGGAGGAAGTCATGGCGGATGCGATTGGAGATCTTGAAGCGTTGACAACAAGGTGTATCGGATGCGATGAAGACTGCGTGCTACGTGTTTGGTGACTTGCAATAGCGGCCTCAGCAAGTGGGGGCGGCAGCACTGGAGGACTGCAATTTTGGTGGTACTCCTCGAGTACCGAGTCTCGATTTTCATGGTGAAGACCCAAGGTCTGGCCTTTATTGGTTGTACCTCGCAATGGCCTTGTTTTTTGGGTGATTTCAGACTTTCTCCTGGGTGAAAGCTTAAGATCTTCGATCAGGCAACGACAAcgcttgtgcattgtttccttcttTAAGGCGTTGCTTTTGGAGAAGCTCTTTTGTAATCCGGATGTTATCTTCGGTGGTGGTTAGAGCGTTGTTGTTGCTAGTGATTGATCACCGTGGCAGGAAATTTTTTTTTGttccttttattttcttgttgGTTGTGTGTATCCTGGATGCCTATGGACATCTTGTTGGTACAGAGGCcaggtgtaattggtatcttcgcgatattaatatattccctttatAAAAAAACACAAAAGGCCACAATGTTATGACCGAAGATTGTGCTATAAGTTTCAGAAAATGGTGGCTGTCCTAATCTTTAATTCTTTATTGACCCATCCAAGGAAAGAGACACTGTTATGACAGAAGAAAAGTACCTGTTTTTTATTCAGATGTCAACATGGTGGAAACTTGATTCCACATGTTTCCATTTTTCTTCCGTTCTTTCCAACACATGCCCAATCTGACGGTGATTGTGTCCACCCACTGTGTTCTTCTTTCAACTGTTGTTTCATCTTGTTAGCCTGAACTCCCCAGACCGTAGTTGGTCATGCTGTCATCTACAAGAAAACTGTTACCAGCATCATGCTTGAAAATGCCAGGAGCAGGCAACTGCAGGGTAGCATCTGCATCCGGGGATCCTCGCCGATGTCGAGTGTACTTGTCCTGCCTCTGAGGTGCACGGCAATTTTGTCCAAGTGATTCGGACCTCTCAAGTAACTGGACACAATCCAAACGATATTAGTACGTACTAGCAAGATATATCAGCTTTGTCCAAAAATTGAAAATATAGTCTGCAGAAATATCAATAAGTAGGTAACGGCCCCACATGGACTTTATTCAAAGGGTTTGCTTCCTGAGATGAAGAGTATAACAAGGGAACCCTACAGAATGAGCTACTGGGTTCCAGTATACTCCATCTAAGATCGATCGGTCTAGGACCAGATCAACTTAAATCAAGCACCAGCATTCAGAACAACATGCAAGGAAGCCTAATACAGTACATACCAATATGGTAAGCCATACATAATTAATCCAGTATACAGGAGGAGAACTATGGTGTGGTGTTCTTGTGCCGCACAAACTCACAAGCATATACGTAGTTGTAGTATGGCGGTATGGGAGACCTCCAGCCCAAGATCTCAAATTTTCCCAGCGGCACCGTGCTCCATGTCCTCGCTAGAACATCCACCAGTGTTATCGTCGGAACTTCGCCCTGAGCAGCATGCGCTTTTTCGTAAACATCATGTAGCACAAAGAGCTTAAGATCCTCAGATACTCGTCGTGTTTGAGCAAGGCTCCAAACATACCGAGGCTTATCCTCGTCAAGATATTCACCAGCCAACAATGCATTCTTCTGCAGATACTTCCTACTGTTTCTGAGAACCCTGCACCAGAACTGGACGCTGAGATTTTCTCTCAGTAAGGCAGCGACAATATATACGAAGATGAAAGATCCTTGCATCTCGAGGGCTGCCTCCATGGCTATGGATGTTAACCTTGGGTGCTCCTCCGGGTCAGTGCTTCCAAACACGAGCATCCTGAAGAAATACCAGTAAGCTTCTTTAGACAGACAACTTAGCTTGATGGCTTCCGCTGTTCCAAACCTGACCATCTTCTCTGATCGGCTAGTCACTATGATTTTACTCCCACTTGTCATGCATCTTTCAGCAGAGTGCAGCAGCCTCTTTTCCACACCCCTTCGTCCACATCCCCTATGAGCTCAATAACAACCAATGACCTTCCATTACCTGATGCAGTATTTTGATGCTTGATCACACAATGATCTCTAAAAGTCATCACCGTTTCATCTTTAAGGCCGTTTCCGCTGTAGAGCAAGATCGAGGAGAAGTGACTGCGCACACCCTCATCATTGCAAACATATTCCACAAGAGTGCTCTTCCCAATAAGTCTAGAACCAACGATTGGAAGGACACCCAAACTCCCAGCCCCTAGAGGATCAGCTTGTAGCAAGAAGCTGATGGCTTGTTCCCTCTCCATTTGGCGGCCAACATACACTTGTCAAAAAATAAATATGCACCATAAGGTTGGCGGTACATGCGAGGGTAGCTCATCAGAAATATAACAAACTCCTTCATATCAGCAACCATGCTTTCCAGGACAAGAACAACATGTTTCAACTCCTTACTGACGTCTCTACCAAATTCCATGCTCCCAATTTGAGTGTCACTAGAAAGGCGGCGAAAGCGCTTAGCCGGATTAAATTTGGATTGAACGAACGAGCAGAGACTCACCTCCTCATCGCCGGTCTTCTTCTCTCTGCACCTGAAGGCATCGAGAAGGTAGTACCCTCTGAACGTCTGCTCTCTCATCGTGCTAGCCTGATGTATCATCCCTCGGTTTGTGACACACCGCCCCTCGGCCTCCTCGACAACAGCACTTATCCTCAGAAGCAGCTGACGCAACCTCTGCAGATCCTCCTCAGAGGTTGTCTGCTCGTGACGCTTCTCGACCACAAAGGATATAACTCTGCCGACAAGATCACCAAGAACCGCAGAAATGATTACCTCCATTGTGAAGCGCAAACAGACAGGAAGCCCTCCCAGCCTCTTACCAGATAGATGGTGCTCTGAGCTAGAATTTGCTGACTCAATGAGTTTGAATGGTCAGCTGAAAGCTTCAGAAGGCACTTGTGCTGTAAATTTCCTAGTACTTCCTAGTCTTCATTGACCCATCCAATGAAGGCGACATTGTTTTGACAGAAGAAAAGTATTTGTTTCTGAAACGGATGTCGAAATGGTGGAAGCTTGATGCTGCACGTCTCTTCTGCTGGGAACAAAAGTCAAATCACACTCTTCTGTTCTTTCCACCACCAGCAGAATCTGGCATTGGTTGTTTTCACTCACTGTGTTTTTCTACTGTTGTTTCGTCTTGTCAGTCAAAACTCCTTGCATGGAGATACTGATCTTTGTAGCAACACATGCAGGTTGTCTGAAATCTGAAATCCCCACACCGCGCAGGTGTTGTTTTCTTCTAAGTTCTACAAGACACTATTAACAAGCATCATGGTTGAGAAGTGCTGGGAACAGGCAACTGTGGTTCAGCTTGCGGAGTTCGGCAGTTGCTGGCTCGTGACTTTAAAGGTCAGTTGAAAGCTTCAGAAAGCAACTGTGCAAAAAATTCAGAGAATAGGCTTTTGACCCAGCGAACGATACTGTTACGACAGAAGAAAAGCTATTATTTCTCTGTTTTTTCATCTTGATAGCACGAACTCTCGTGTGGATTTTCACTTGTGGTACTGATCTTTGTAGCAGCCATGCAGGTCGCCTGAACTCCCCAGACTGTCAACTCCTTTCTGCTTTCTCTAGCAATTAACATGCTCTCAGTCTGGGTGTCACTAGAAAGGCGGCGAAAACGCTTAGCTGGATTAAATTTGGATTGAACGAACGAGGAGCGACTCACCTCATTGTCGGTCTCCTCTCTCTGCACTTAAAGGTATCGAGAAGGTAGTATCCTCTGAACATTTTCTTTGTCATCATGCAAACCTGACAGATCATCCCTATGTTAGTGACACGCTGCCCCTCAGCCTCCTCAATGACGGCACATAACCTCAGAAGCAGCTGGTGCAGCCTCTGCAGCTCCTCTTCTGTGGTTCTCTGCTCATGGCAATTCTCGACCACGAAGCATATGGCCCTGCTGACAATATCACCAACTGCGAAAATTAGTGCCACCATCATAAACTGAAAGCAAACAGGAACCCCTCCCAGACTCACCAGAACTTGAAGGAGTTAGGAAGTTGCTGAATCAATGACTTTGAATGGTCAGCTGAAGCTACAGAAAGCAATGATGCTGTAACTTCCAGAAAATAGGTGCTCTCCTCGCTAGTCTTTATTGACCCATTCAACAAAGGTGACGTTGTTGTGACAGAAGAAAAGTACTCcatccgtccggaattacttgtcgcggaaatagataaaaatggatgtatctataactgaaatacgtctaaatacatttattcctccgacaagtatttccggatagaGGGAGTACCTGTTTTTGATTTAGAGATCAACATGGTGGAAACCTGAACTGCATATTTGCACCATTGGAATCAATATCCAAATCACATTTTTTTTCCTATGTTCTTTCCAACACCTGTACAATCAAGCAATGGTTGTCTCTGCTCACCGTGTTCTTTCAACTGTTCTTTCATCCTGCACAATCTCTGGGCGGTGCAGCCGTTCGTTCGAAATAAGGCACTAGCAAGATATATCAGCTTTGCCCAAAAAGTGAAAAGAGTGTGCAGAAATATCAACTACTCCTGTATACGGAGTAGATTTTATTCCAAGGATTTGCTTATTGAGATCAAGAGTATACAGGTGATTACAAACATAACCTTACATGATGATCTACTGCATTCTAATTGCAGTAATACTCCCTATATGATCGATCAGTCTAGAACCAAATCAACTTAAATCAAGCACCAACATTTAGAACAACATGCAAGGAAGTCTAATATGTGCCAATCTGGTAAGCCAAACATAATTGATCGAGTATACAAGAAGAGAACTACGGTGTTGTGTTCTTGTGCCGCACAAACTCACAAGCATTTATATAGCTGTAGTATGGTGGTATGAGAGACCTCCAGCACAAGACCTCAAATTTGCCCCGTGGCACAGTGCTCCATCTACTGAATAGAACATCCACCAGTGTTATCCTCGGAACTTCGCCCTGAGCAGCAGGCCCTTTTTGATAACTATGATGGAGCAGAAAGAGCTTATGATCCTCAGAAACTCGCCGTGTTCCAGTAATGGTCATAACGTACCGAGGCTTATCCTCGTCAAAATATTCACCAGCCAACAATGCATTCTTCTGCATGTACTTACTATTGTTTCTGAGAAGCCTGCACCAGAACCGGGTACTGAAATTTTCTCTCAGTAAGGCAGCAACAACATATGCGGAGATGAAAGATCCGCACATCCTGGGTGCTAGCTCCATGGCTATGGATGCTAACCTTGGGTGCTCCTCCGGGTCCGTGCTTCCAAACACGAGCATCTTGAAGAAATACCAGTAAGCTTCTTTAGACAAACAACTTAGCTTGATGGCTTCCGTTGTTCCAAACCTGACCATCTTCTCTGATCGGCTGGTCACTATGATTTTGCTCCCACGTGTCATGCATCTTTCAGCAGAGTGCAGCAGCCTCTTCCACGCTCCTTCATCCATGTCCCCCGAGAGCTCAATGACAACCAAAGACCTTTCTTTACCTGATGCAACAATATTTTCATGCTTGATCAGGCAATGTTCCCTAAAAGTCATCGCAGTTTCACCTTTAAGGTCATTTCCGCTGTAGAGCAAGATCAAGGAGAAATGACTGCGCACACGCTCATCATCGCAAACATGTTCCACAAAAGTGCTCTTTCCAATAAGTGCAGGACCGACGATTGGAAGGACACCCAATCTCTCAGCCCCTAGAGGCTCAGCTTGTAGCAAGAAGCTGATGGCTTGTTCCCTCTCCATTTGGCGGCCGAACATAAACTTGTCCAAAAATAAATATGCACCATAAGGTTGGCGGTGCATGCGAGGGTAACTCATCAGAAATATAACAAACTCCTTCATATCAGCAACCATTCTTTCTAGGATAAGAACGGCCTGTTTCAACTCTTTGCTGCTTTCTCTACCAATTACCATGCTCTCAATCTGAGTGTTGCTAGAAAGGCGGCGAAAACGCTTAGCCGGATTAAATTTGGATTGAACGAATGAGGAAACACTCACCTCCTCATTGTTGTCTTTCTTCTCTCTGCACTTGAAGGTGTCGAGAAGGTAGTACCCTCTGAACATTTGCTTTGTCATCAAGCTAACCTGACAGATCATCCCTCGGTTAGTGACATGCCGCCCCTCGGCCTCCTCGACGATGGCACGTAACCTCAGAAGAAGCTGCTGGAGCCTCTGCAGATCCTCTTCCGCGGTTCTCTGCTCACGGCACTTATCAACCACGAAGGATATGGCTCTGCTTGCAAGATCACCAAGAACTGCAGAAATGAGTGCCTCCATTGTAACCTGCAAGCAAACAGGATTTTCTCCCAGCCTCTCATCAGATAGATGGTACACTGAACTTGAAGGAGTTAGGCAGCTGCAGACTCGGTGACTTTGACCGGTCAGCTAAAAGATTCAGAAAGCAATTGTGCTGCAAGTTCCAGAAAATAGGTGTTCTCATAGTCTACATTGTGACCCATTCAACAAAGACGACATATTGTTGTGACAGAAGAAAAATACCTGTTTTTTATTTAGAAGTCAACATGATGGAAGCTTGACGCTACATGGTGATTTAGAGGTCACAACTTTGTTTCATGCTTTCAAACACCTACAGAATCAAGCAGTGGTTGTTTCTGCAGTCTCTGAGCAGTGCGGCCGTTTGCTTAAAAGAAATGACCTTCTCAACTTCTCATGTCACTGGAAACAAGTATTAGCAGGATATATCAGCTTTGTCTGAAAAGAAAAACATAGTCAGCATAAGTATAAACTGGATTTTATTCCAAGGCTTTGATTTTTAGATGAGGAGTAGACAATTGATTACAAGCTTAATCAGTAATTAGTGAGCTCTACATGATGAGCTACTGGGTACCAAGTACAATATATTCCAACATAAGATCAACTCAAATCAAGCACCAATACTGGACCAGAAGTCTTAGCACATGCCAATCTGGTAAGCCATTTTCTGTAAAGACAAATACATTTTTCTATATCAAATGAGACTTCAAGAAATCTCACATGATTGAGACATTCTAGCAGGACATAATATGTCCAAGAAATGAAACACAGAGAGATCAACTGGATTTTATTGCAAGGCATGTTTGTTCAGACAAGAGTATATATATACAACCAAGTGATTGCAACTAAACGATGAGATTACCGGCCGGGTACCAACCACAACATACTACAATATATGATCGGTCAACTAAGAACTCAAAACATGCATGAACCACCTCTATGGCTCCATTTCTATCGTGGTGTTCTTGTTCTTGTGCCGCACAAACTCGCACTCGCACACATACATGTACCTGTAGTACGGTGGTACGAGGGACCTCCAGAACAGCACCTCAGACCTGCCCAGCGGCACGGCGGCGCTCCCGGACAGGAGGTCGACCGCCGTCACCCTCGGCACCTCGGTGCGATCATCCGGCCCTCTCTGGTAGCTATCGCGCAGCAGGAACAGCTTGAGACGACCCAGATGCGGCGCTTGGGCCATGCTCCAGACATACCGGGACTGGAGGTCGAGCGGGTACTCGCCACCCAGCAGCAGGGTGTTCTTCTGCCTGTAGTCCCTGAAATGTGCGAGGACCCTGCGCCAGGTCCGGGCACGGAGACGGTCTGCGCCCAGTCCCAGCAGCAGGCCGGCGCTGATGAACGCGTTCATGAATGAGCCACGCATCTCGACGGcgagctccatgccgatggacgtCAGCTCCGGGTGATCCTCGGGGTCCGTGCTCCCGAACGCCAGCGTCCTGAAGAAGTACCAGTAGGCCTCTTCAGGCAGGCGTTCTAACCTGACCGCCTCAGTTGTTCCGAGACTGGCCACCTTCTCTGATCGGCTAGTGATTATGATCTTGCTCACATGTTTCAGGGATCTCGTGGAAGAGCGCAGCAGCCCCCTCCATGCGTCTTCGTCGAAGTCTTCGCAGAGCTCGACGACAAGCAAGGATCTTTCTTCAACTGAGGCGATGTTGATGTTTTGGTGCTTGATTGTACAGTTGTCTCTGAAAGTTGTTGCCGTTTCATCTGTAGTGAGACTGTCTCCAGTGTAGAACAAGATCGACGAGAAGTGGTTGCGCACCCGCTCGTCGTCGCAAACATGCTCCACAAGAGTGCTTTTCCCAATAAGTGCAGAACCAACAATTGGAAGGACACCAGGATCTCCATTCCCTAGAATCTGCTGATCCGCTTGTAGCAAGAAGTTGATGGCGTGTTCCATCTCCATCTGGCGGCCAAACATACACCTGTCCATGAACAGGTACGTGCTACGAGGCTGGCGGTGCATGCGAGGGTAGCTCATA
This DNA window, taken from Triticum aestivum cultivar Chinese Spring chromosome 1D, IWGSC CS RefSeq v2.1, whole genome shotgun sequence, encodes the following:
- the LOC123182762 gene encoding uncharacterized protein, which encodes METLISAVLGDLAGRAISFMVDKCREQRTEEDDLQRLHQLLLRSRVIIEEAEGRCITNQGMICQVSIMRKQMFRGYYLLDTYKCREKKTSNEEVSRSLFVQSKFNPAKRFRRLSSSTQIESIEVGRDIRKELKQVVLALESMVADMKEFAIFLTSYPRMCRQPYSAYLFFDKCMFGRQMEREQAISFLLQAEPLGGENLGVLPVVGPGLIGKSTLVAHVCDDERVRNHFSSILLYSGNDLKDETAMTFRDHCVIKHQNIASGKESRSEKMVRFGTTEAIKLSCLSKEAYWYFFKMLVFGSTDPEEHPRLTSIAMELALRMCGSFISAYVIAALLSENHSAWFWCRVLRSFRKYMQKNLLLFGEYRDVDKSRYIMTIAETRGVSEDLKLFLLYPSYQKGPAAQGEVPRITVVDVLFSRWSTVPHRANLRSCAGGLSYHHTTTTYMLLLESMEEKCDLVIDSNGANIQRQVSTMLTSKAKLLSADRSKSPSQQLPNSLKLRAPLAGEWLGGFLSVHLTWQLLKSFKLRPPSIWREAGRGCLRFVMEALISAVLGDIVSRAISVVVDKCREQTTTEEDLERLRQLLLRISIVVEEAEGRLVTNRGMIRQVCMMREQMFRGYYLLDAFRCREKNTEEDEVSHCSFARSAFSPAKRFRRLSSSTQTESMIIACRERSSKELKQVVLGLETMVADMKEFAVFLMSYPRMHRQPRSTYLFMDRCMFGRQMEMEHAINFLLQADQQILGNGDPGVLPIVGSALIGKSTLVEHVCDDERVRNHFSSILFYTGDSLTTDETATTFRDNCTIKHQNINIASVEERSLLVVELCEDFDEDAWRGLLRSSTRSLKHVSKIIITSRSEKVASLGTTEAVRLERLPEEAYWYFFRTLAFGSTDPEDHPELTSIGMELAVEMRGSFMNAFISAGLLLGLGADRLRARTWRRVLAHFRDYRQKNTLLLGGEYPLDLQSRYVWSMAQAPHLGRLKLFLLRDSYQRGPDDRTEVTMEALISAVLGDLASRAISFVVDKCREQRTAEEDLQRLQQLLLRLRAIVEEAEGRHVTNRGMICQVSLMTKQMFRGYYLLDTFKCREKKDNNEEVSVSSFVQSKFNPAKRFRRLSSNTQIESMVIGRESSKELKQAVLILERMVADMKEFVIFLMSYPRMHRQPYGAYLFLDKFMFGRQMEREQAISFLLQAEPLGAERLGVLPIVGPALIGKSTFVEHVCDDERVRSHFSLILLYSGNDLKGETAMTFREHCLIKHENIVASGKERSLVVIELSGDMDEGAWKRLLHSAERCMTRGSKIIVTSRSEKMVRFGTTEAIKLSCLSKEAYWYFFKMLVFGSTDPEEHPRLASIAMELAPRMCGSFISAYVVAALLRENFSTRFWCRLLRNNSKYMQKNALLAGEYFDEDKPRYVMTITGTRRVSEDHKLFLLHHSYQKGPAAQGEVPRITLVDVLFSRWSTVPRGKFEVLCWRSLIPPYYSYINACEFVRHKNTTP